CTATAAACACTGATAATATTCGCCCTTTTCAGACTCGGTTTCCCTTTGGCTCCAGCATTCTCGCTTTAACCTACCAGTGCCTATAAGTCGTACAGCTCATTCTTCAACAGGCACGCGGTCAGACTTTGAATAGTCCTCCCACTGCTTGTAAGCTAACGGTTTCATGTTCTATTTCACTCCCCTTCCGGGGTTCTTTTCACCTTTCCCTCGCGGTACTGGTTCACTATCGGTCACACAGTAGTATTTAGCCTTACGAGGTGGTCCTCGCTGATTCACATGGGATTCCTCGTGCCCCATGCTACTCGGGATTCAGCTACTATCCTTGAGTTTTCAACTACAGGACTTTCACCTTCTTTGGTGCAGTATTTAGCTGCTTCGTTTAACCGCTAGATTCGATATCGCTGTCCCACTACCCCAAAAGGTAAACCCTTTGGTTTAGGCTCTTCCCCTTTCGCTCACCACTACTTAGGGAATCTCTGTTTTGATTTCTCTTCCTCCAGCTACTAAGATGTTTCAATTCGCTGGGTTGGCTCTCTCCTGCCTATATATTCAGCAGGTAGTATATAGGGTTGCCCCATTCGGAAATCTCCGGCTCAATGTTTGCTTCCAACTCCCCGGAGCATATCGTCGGTAACCACGTCCTTCGTCGCCTCTGTGTGCCTAGGTATCCACCGTTAGCCCTTATTCGCTTGAACCACTCAAATTTTTGGTCTTTTAACTTTTGCATTCACAATTACAAATAGTTAGTTCTGATTACCTCGCCACTTCGCACTGATTTGACTCAGTACTCAGCACTGGGCACTCATCACTAAGAATGTCTGTGTCTGCCTGCTAATTTCGCGTTACTATGCAGTTTTCAAGGTTCTGGCTGAGACTAACTCAGCAGTCTGACTCCAAAGTCATGTTGCTGAACTCTCAATATATATCAATATTATTTTTCAATGGCACTCTTGCCACAGGTGGAGGTTAGCGGACTCGAACCGCTGACATCCTGCTTGCAAAGCAGGCGCTCTACCAACTGAGCTAAACCCCCAGATTATAATTTCTAACTCATAACTTTTAACTCGTCTTTAGTTACGAATTACAAATTACGAATTAGCAATTACTTTCAGGTGGGCCATCCTGGACTCGAACCAGGGACCTCACCCTTATCAGGGGTGCGCTCTAACCACCTGAGCTAATAGCCCATTTCGAACCAAATCATAGTTTGAAAGCTTTCAACAATATGCAAATGTCTGCGACCGACCTAGGAATGACCAACTTACTATCTATATAGCTGTTTGCTTTTCGATATCTAAGGGGTGTAGCTCTCCCTGAAAAGGAGGTGATCCAGCCACACCTTCCGGTACGGCTACCTTGTTACGACTTCACCCCAGTCACCAGTCCTGCCTTAGGCATCCTCCTCCACGAATGGTTGGAGTAATGACTTCGGGCACTACCAGCTTCCATGGTGTGACGGGCGGTGTGTACAAGGCCCGGGAACGAATTCACTGCAGTATGCTGACCTGCAATTACTAGCGATTCCTCCTTCACGCAGGCGAGTTGCAGCCTGCGATCTGAACTGAGCTCCGGTTTACGGGATTTGCTTGCATTCGCATGCTTGCTGCCCTCTGTCCGGAGCATTGTAGTACGTGTGTAGCCCAAGGCGTAAGGGGCATGCTGACTTGACGTCATCCCCACCTTCCTCCGGTTTGTCACCGAGCAGTCTCTCTAGAGTGCCCAACTTAATGCTGGCAACTAAAAACGAGGGTTGCGCTCGTTGCGGGACTTAACCCAACATCTCACGACACGAGCTGACGACAGCCATGCACCACCTGTGTTCGCGCTCCCGAAGGCACTCTTCTCTTTCAAGAAGATTCGCGACATGTCAAGCCTTGGTAAGGTTCTTCGCGTTGCATCGAATTAAACCACATACTCCACCGCTTGTGCGGGCCCCCGTCAATTCCTTTGAGTTTCACCGTTGCGTAGCGTACTCCCCAGGCGGGATACTTAACGCGTTAGCTACGGCACGGCTCGGGTCGATACAAGCCACGCCTAGTATCCATCGTTTACGGCTAGGACTACTGGGGTATCTAATCCCATTCGCTCCCCTAGCTTTCGTCCCTCAGTGTCAGTTACGGCCTAGCAGAGCGCCTTCGCCACTGGTGTTCTTCCTGATCTCTACGCATTTCACCGCTACACCAGGAATTCCCTCTGCCCCGAACGTACTCTAGCTATGTAGTTTCCACTGCTCTTATCTAGTTGAGCTAGACTCTTTAACAGCAGACTTACATTGCCACCTGCGGACGCTTTACGCCCAATCATTCCGGATAACGCTTGCATCCTCCGTATTACCGCGGCTGCTGGCACGGAGTTAGCCGATGCTTATTCCTCAGGTACCGTCATTGTGTTCTTCCCTGAGAAAAGAGGTTTACGACCCAAGAGCCTTCCTCCCTCACGCGGTATTGCTCCGTCAGGCTTTCGCCCATTGCGGAAAATTCCCCACTGCTGCCTCCCGTAGGAGTCTGGGCCGTGTCTCAGTCCCAGTGTGGCTGATCGTCCTCTCAGACCAGCTACTGATCGTCGCCTTGGGAGTCCATTACACTTCCAACTAGCTAATCAGACGCGAGCTCATCTTCAGGCAGCAAGCCTTTCACCTTTCGGCACATCCGGTATTAGCCACCGTTTCCAGTGGTTGTCCCAGACCTGAAGCCAGATTCTCACGCGTTACTCACCCGTCCGCCACTATGTCCGAAGACACCGTTCGACTTGCATGTGTTAAGCATACCGCCAGCGTTCATCCTGAGCCAGGATCAAACTCTCCGTTTTGTGGAAAGCTCTATAGCTCATTTAGCTGCTCTTTTTTAACTTCAGCTTAGTTATTTTTATTTGATTTGCTTGACGCAATACACTTGCTGTATAATCGCTTTCAAACTATAATATTTTCAAGGTTCGGTGTCCCTGTAAGCGTCGCTCTTTCGCGCTCCGCTTCAAGCACTTATTCAATATAGCGAACCTATCTCCTTGTGTCAACTATTTTTCCCAAAATAACTTTGGACGGTTTTTCTGTCTCCTGAAACTAACTACAGTGTTGGGTTGTAGGCAACAATGGTTTATGCACTGTGTTGACTAAGGATGGAACAAGCGTGAATTTTCAGTCGATAATAAGTTTACTGAATCATTTCTGGGGCGATCGCGGTTGTCTTATTGCCCAGTCATACGATATTGAGAAGGGGGCTGGTACTAAGAATCCCCAGACTTTTTTAAGAGCATTGGGACCAGAACCCTGGGCTGTTGCTTATGTTGAACCCTGTCGTAGACCTACTGATGGACGCTACGGCGAAAATCCCAACCGCTTTCAACACTATTATCAGTACCAAGTTCTGATTAAGCCATCACCAGATAATATTCAGGAGATTTATCTTGATTCGTTAAGAGCTTTAGGTATTCGTCCTGAAGACCACGATATTAGGTTTGTAGAGGATAACTGGGAAGATGCAACTGTGGGAGCTTGGGGTACTGGGTGGGAAGTATGGTTAGATGGGATGGAAGTTACTCAATTTACCTACTTTCAACAGTGTGGAGGAATTGATTGCCGTCCGGTGTCGATTGAAATTACATACGGGCTAGAGCGGCTGACAATGTATCTCCAGCAAGTAGAAGCATTTACTAAGATTCAGTGGACAGACAACATTACTTATGGCGATGTTTTCCTGCAAAGTGAGATTGAGCAATGCACATACAACTTTGAAGCGTCAAATCCTGAGTTGCTACTGACATTATTTAATTTGTATGAGCAGGAAGCTACCCAATTGACAGAGCGAGGATTGGTAGTGCCTAGCTTAGATTATGTAATGAAGTGTTCACACACATTCAATCTGCTGGATGCTAGAGGTGTGATTTCGGTGACGGAGAGAACTCGCTATATTGGCAGGATTCGGTATTTGGCTAGGAAGGTAGCTCATTTATATGTTGAGCAAAGGGAGAAGTTGGGTTTTCCGTTGCTCAAAGATACTGTGAGTTCAACAGGAAACCCTATATCCTAAAGGGTGCGGCTACCCGAACTAAGTACAGCTTTGTGTAAAATAAGAGCGTTTTTGAAGGCAGAGGAACGCAAAGTAAAGGCAAAAGTACGCAGGCAGGGTCGTACCAAATTTAATTCACTACGATTTTGTGTTCTGTTTATCCTTGTGGCACAGAGGTTTAAGCCAGGTATATTTTTTTGATCTGGCTTTTGCTAAAAAATAGAAGTACGGTTAAATATTGTATCTAGAACATTAAAGCTACAAGAAGGATAAGGTCCGCCTGTGCGGGCTTTGTTTATATAAACTTGATGGATTATACTCACCACAAGCATAAAAACTTTTCGCTGTTGCTGATTAGAGAGATAAAAAGCTCACGCAGAGGTGCTTCAAGCACAGATAATAAGAATTTGGAATATTTGATTTTTGACTTTCATAACCAAATTCAGCAACGCCGACTTTTCTTTATTGCTGCCCTGTCTATATTTAAATCACCTGCAAATTCAGGTTGCCAGGTGCTTTTACAAAAATCTTATGATTCAAACCAGTGGTGTAATTATTTGTCTTGGCTACATTTTTGGGTTGCTGCTTACAGCAGTTCCTTGGGGTGGTGTGGGGATTTTGGTTGTGGGGATTGTGGGAGCAATACTCTTTAGAAAACGCACCACACTACAGCAATTTGCTCAGAAACCGGAAAATGCTGGAAGTAAAAATAAGGCAGTGCCTAATATTTGGCAAAGTACTCCCCATCCTCGAATATGGCTAGCTGCTGGCTTGGTGGGATTATTGGCAACTTTATATTTTCAATGGCGAATGCCACAACCGGGTGCAAAAGATATTAGTCAGTTTGTCCCGCCTGGAAATAGCAGCAATCAAGAACAACTTGTGATTGTACGCGGTGAAGTGGCGAGTAATCCCCGCTTAACTCGCAGTCAGCGAGGACAATTTTGGCTGGAAACGACTCAGTTAGATGAAGTTAAAAATGATAAAGGTTCAGCAGGTGTCCCACAAGGGGTTACAGGCAAATTGTATGTGACAGTCCCCATACTTCAGGCTACTGGGTTATACCCTAGTCAACAAATTGCCGTGACTGGGATTTTGTACAAACCAAAGGCGGCTTCCAACCCTGGCGGTTTCGATTTTCAGAAGTTTCTCAAGCAGGAAGGAACTTTTGCTGGTCTAATTGGGCGACAAATAAATGTTTTAGATCAGGAACGTAAATGGGGATGGTGGCAAATTCGGGAGCGAATTGTGCGCTCGCAAGTTCGTTGGTTGGGTATTCCTGAAGGACCTCTTGTCAGCGCAATGGTTTTAGGTAGCAAAGCTGTTGATTTACCCTACGATATCCGAGACTTATTTGTACAAGCCGGATTAGCTCATGCTTTAGCAGCTTCTGGGTTCCAAACCTCTTTGATTCTGAGTTTAATCTTACAGTTAACGAGACGGGCAAGAAAAGGAACACAATTTACCCTTGGGTTTTTGGGTTTAATCATTTTTCTGAGTTTAACAGGGTTTCAACCTGCGATTCTCAGAGCTGTAATTATGGGTTTTGCGGCATTAGTTGGTCTGCTATTAAAAAGGAAGGTAAAACAGTTTGGCTCGTTACTATTAGCAGCAACTCTGCTATTAGTTTTTAATCCTCTATGGATTTGGGATTTAGGTTTTCAATTGAGTTTTTTAGCAACATTAGGATTAGTTGTAACAGTACCCGCATTAGTCAATCGCCTAGCATGGCTACCACCTGCGATCGCTGCTTTAATTGCTGTTCCCCTAGCTGCAACTATTTGGACTTTACCTGTGCAACTTTTTGTCTTTGGGGTTGTACCATCTTATAGTCTGTTGCTGAATGTGGTTAGTACTCCATTAATTTCGATCATTAGTATAGGTGGAATTATCAGTGCGTTAGTAGGTTTAGTTTGGACTGAAGCAGGAAGCCTCCTAGCCGGGGTGTTACATTATCCTACTGATTGGCTAATTAAACTAGTGGAATTTTTTAGCAAGTTACCTGGAAATTCTGTTGCCGTAGGCAGCATATCTACTTGGCAGCTTTTAGCAATTTATATACTAATTGTATTGGTCTGGCTAGTGCGTTGGTGGCAAAGGCGGTGGTGGTTTGCTAATGTGATTGCGATTGGTTTAGTATTCATCCCACTTTGGCACTCTAAAAATACATTGTTTAGGATAACTGTCTTAGAATCTGGGACAGAACCAATTGTAGTTGTTCAAGATCGAGGTACTGTAACTGTAATTAATAGTGGTGATGAAGGTACAGGACGTTTTACAATTTTACCGTTTTTACAACAGCAGGGTGTAAATCAAATAAATTGGGCGATCGCAACTGATTTTCAAGGCAATGAAAGTAATGCTTGGTTTGAATTAATGCAACGGTTACCAATTAATAATTTTTATGAATATTCCAACCAAACAGATAATTCTATTACAAATCAGGCAATTCAACAGGAACTACAAAAACATCAAGGAATTTATCAAACTTTAGCAGTTGGGCAAGCTGTGAAAACTGGTTCTATAGTAGCCCAGTTAATCAACGACCAATTACCAATTTTACAATTGCAAATTTTAGACCAGAATTGGTTATTAATAGGTAATGTTAAATCTAAAGAGGTACAGCAACTAGTTAAAAATGGAAGTTTGCCTAGTCCACAAGTGCTTTGGTGTGCCCCAGAGTCCTTGAAAGATTTAGTTATTGCTCTGCAACCACAAGTAGCGATCGCTTCTTCTGCCAACTTTGATCCAAAAACTTTATCTGAACTGAATCAAAATCAAACTAAACTGTTCTTTACAGGACGAGATGGGGCTATCCAATGGACTCCTAATGGTCAGTTTGAGGCCTTTATTGAATCAACAGAAAACAAATCATCTGTTTTATAAAAAACTTAAAAATTCAGTAAATTCAAAAAAATGAGAGAACGCGTCCCTTACGCCAAGATTGGGAACAGGTTAAAGATGACATTATGCGGCAAGCTGTGCTGTGTAAATTTCAAACTCATACAGATATTAGAGATATCTTACTTTCTACAAACAATGTAGAAATTGTTGAAAACTCACCTATCGATTTTTACTGGGGTTGCGGAGCCGATGGGAGTGGTAAAAATATGCTAGGGAAAATTTTAATGGAAGTGCGGAGTATTTTGCACCATACATAAAGGAGAGATATTGATAATAAAACTATTAAATAAGCTTGTCAAAAATAGTTTTTTAATCGAACTACTCTAGATGTGGAGAACACGAATAAAGAACAAATAGAGACGATCACAAACACTCTAATGTTGCTATATATTTATTACTCTTCATGAGTAGAAATCTGAAAGCCTCGAGTAACGATCGCTATATAAACTTTTACCTTTTCTAAACTTATGCTGTGGTAAAGCAGACTGATGAAAGATGCGTCCTGGTTTTGGGAATACTAGATTTAACACCAGACTTTGCAGGAAGAAGTTGATGTCTAAAATGCGAATGGAATAACCAGATCGAAAAATACAGTTCCCTTGCAATTACCCATAACATACCTAAAACCAGTGAAGCGTAATACAATTACCCATGAATTTGACTCTGGTTCACAAGCAGAAATAATACCTCTACAAGAAAGTAATGACCATTTGTCAGAAGCGTCCAAGCTACTAAGGCAAGGAATTCAACAGCAGCAAGGTGGCGAATTAATAACGGCTATGAAGTCTTTACAGCAATCCTTGGGGCTATTTCAGGCAGTTGGCGATTTAGAAAAACAGGCACAGGTACTTTCTTTTTTAGGATTGGTAACTTACAGCGCTGGAGACTACAAAGGTGCTATCTCTTACTCCCAACAGTGTTTGTCTTTGCTTAATAACACCTCAGATTTAGCATTGCAGATGCAAGCACTTTCCCATTTAGGAAATGCATACCGTCATTTGAACGATCATAATAAAGCTATTGAGTTTCTAGAAAAATGTTTGAAAATAACGCAACAGTTGCAAGACAAACGCAGTCAAGTCGCAGCACTCAATAATTTGGGATTGGTGTATAAAGCTTTAGGTAATTTTACACAGGCTATTGAGTATCAACAGCAAAGTCTAGAGATTGTGAGGGAACTCAAAGATAATTGGGGGGAGGAACAGGTACTCAAGAATTTGGGTAATGCTTGGTATGCTTTAAACAATTACCCAAAAGCGATCGCCTATTATGAGCAATGTGTAGTACTATCACGCTCCTTAAAAAATGTTCGCAGTGCTTCTCAAGTGCTAAAAAATCTGGGCAATGCTTGTTATGCTTTAAGTGATTATACCAAAGCCATTAAGTATTATGAAGATCGGTTGCAATTAGCTAGACAAATTCCAGATAAGCGTATCGAGGAACAGTCTTTAGGTAATTTAGTAGTTGCTTGTGAAGCTTTGGGTGACTATAAAAAAGCAATTACATATCATGAAGAACGTTTGCTACTAGCTAGGAGTATGAAAGATCGGCGCACTGAAGAAGAAGTTCTTACCAGTCTGGAAAAAGCTTATAAAGCCTTGGGTGATTATGCCAAAGCTATGCAATATCAGCAGAGAACATCTTCAAATAGCTAAAAAGCAAGGCTGGGAAACAATTCAAAATTACTAGCACAAATCAATTCCCCCGATTGTTTTTTGTTGTTGGAGATATACGAGAACTTCTAATGTATCTACTTGGGGAAATTCTGCGTAAAAATTACTCACACTCCAGAAGGGTTCGGGTGTTTCCAAGACTATTGTGCGATCGCCCCACTGTTCTAACCAAGGTAGCAATTTTTGTGGCGCTACTGGAGTACATAGCCAAACTGCTGCTGGAGAAAGCGCTCTCATAGCATTTGCTGCTACCGCTATTGTCATACCTGTAGCAATGCCATCATCAACTAAGATCAGCGTAGCATTCTCTGCATTCACCTGCGGACAAGCAGGGATTAATTGAGCCTCAAGAGACTTAGCAAGGTTTATCGCTTTATTTAAAGCTATTTCTCGCCACCGCGCATCATATTTAGAGCGAAATAGCTTTTGATCAGTCCAAAGAACATTTCCAGAAGTAGTCACTGCACCAATTGCTAACTCTGGGTTTTCGGGATGGCTAATCTTTTTTGCCACAACGATTGTCAACGGACAATCTAAAAGACGTGCTATTGGTGCTGCTACTGGTATACCCCCTCTTGGCAAAGCATAAACAATTGGTACAGGCTTTACCCCAGAATCAATAGTTTGCTGAGTCAAAACATCATGAATTACTCGCGCCAATACTTCACCCGCATGGGTACGATCGGCGAAAAGTGGGGTATATGACATGGTTTCCCCCAGCATCTTAGGACGGCACTGCTTTTATCATGACTGAATTTTGTCTCAAATTAACTGATACAATAAGATTTGTATAAATAATTAAGTATTCAGCAAAAGTTTATTGTACTGATAAATATCCAGCCAAAGGGCTATTTAAATCAGATATAACAACTGGTGCTGATGCCAAAATCCTGATTTTCATGAGCAGCGAAACCCAACTCAGCCTCTTCGACGACTCAACTTTTAATCAACGAGAACTGATTCCTACAGACGCGAAAATTCCGATCGCTCCCGGAACTTATTCTGACATAACGGAGTTGACACAGCATTGCGATCGCTGCCACCGTTGTCCATTAGGAGATACTCGAATTCATGCTGTTGTCGGACGTGGTAATCCCAAAGCACCAATTATGGTTATAGGGGAAGCACCAGGTCAAAATGAAGATGAAACGGGTTTACCATTTGTAGGCAGATCGGGACAATTGCTGGAGAAAATTTTGGCATCAGTGAATCTAACTACTGAGCATGATGTATATATTGCCAATATCAATAAATGTCGCCCCCCAGATAATAGAGTTCCCACTCCTGTAGAGGTGGCGGCTTGTCTACCATACCTACTAGAACAAATTCGCTTAGTTGACCCCAAAATAATTTTGTTAACGGGTGCGACTGCTGTCAAAGGTATCACTGGCGATAAGCGGGGAATTACGAAAATTCGCGGTCAGTGGCTAGAGTGGGAAGGGCGTTTATGTATGCCAATTTTTCATCCTTCTTACTTGCTGCGTAACCCTTCTAAAGAAAGAGGTGCGCCAAAATGGTTGATGTGGCAGGATATCCAGGTAGTACGTGCCAAGTTAGACGAAATTCAAAATAACAGCTAATGCTTAATCCCCTCTTTTTCCAGGGTTATGATTACCAATATCTTTTCAATTACTCACTTGGTTGCTATCCCAGTTGGAAAGAAATTCTAAAGCTAATAGCTAAAGTCTTCTCAAGAGGACTAAATTTAAGATTTTAAGCGATGTAAATGACTAGACTCTGTATGTGAAAGAGAAAATTTCAGTCTATTGATTGCGATCGCTATTTTAACGTGAGTCTCCAACGGAGGCACACGTTATTTTAATTGAATATAACGACTTGCTTGTTAGGGGTAAAACTGGAACTAGCGCGCCCCTTGCCAAGGGGTGCGCTAGCACAGGTGAGGTACTTTGGTTATGGGTAATTGAGCAGACTCAATATTACCTTTTACCTTTTAGACGCGAAATTTCAAGTCTCTATTCGTCGTCGAAATCATCTTCGTCGTCTTCCTCTTCTTCCTCGTAATCGTCGTCGTCTACTACTTCGTCAGCAATTAATTCATCTTCTTCATCTAGAATTGACCTTTCTGCACGTCTGCTGCCAAAGCCAGATTCCCCAAGAGTAGGAGAATCTAAATTATAGGTGCGAGCATTGCGATCATCTAAGACCATATCTAGGGGATCGTCAACTTCATCTAACACACTACTGGTAATTTCAGCAGCATAGTCATCGATCGCTCCTGGTTCTTCATAGGTATTATATCCAGTACCAGCCGGAATCAATCGCCCGATAATCACGTTTTCCTTTAATCCGCGCAGCCAGTCAGATTTGCCTTCGATAGCTGCTTCGGTGAGTACCCGTGTTGTCTCTTGGAAGGACGCGGCGGAAATAAAGCTGTCGGTGTTCAACGATGCTTTAGTGATCCCCAATAATACTGGGGTATACTGTGCCCTAGCACCGCCTGTAATTGCCATAGCTTCGTTCACCTGCTCAACTTGACGCAGTTCCACCAATTCGCCGGGAAGCATTGTGGTGTCACCACCATCATCAATCCTAACTTTGTTGGTCATCTGGCGAACAATCACTTCAATGTGCTTATCGGAAATATCAATCCCTTGAGACTGGTACACCATTTGCACTTCATTCACCAAGAAAGTCTGTACCTTTTGTAAAGCAAGGCTAGCACAAGCATAGATTCCATCTTCGGAACCCAAGCTAAAGAAGATTTCCAAAATTTCGTGGGGATTGGATGGCCCATCAGTTAACGGTTGTCCCGCTAATACTATTGAGCCATCTGGCACAATTAAGTTTTGTCCCGGTCCCAGAGGATAATCTGTCACCACGCCATTTGATTCTACGACCTTGATGGCGATCGCTTCATCACCATCACCGTAAACTACCTTAACTTCGCCGCCCCGCCGACATAAGATGCACGCTTCTTTCGGTTTACGAGCTTCAAGTAGTTCCTCAATCCGGGGCAAACCTTGAATGATATCTCCGGTTTTGGCGCGTTCAAACACCAGCAACACCAAGTTATCACCCCGTTGTACCAAATCGCCGTCTTCTATCTGCAACACAGCACCAGGGCTGACTCGATAAGGGCGACCTATACGGGTAGTAATAACGTAGTTTTTACTACTTAAAGCTGATTCCCCACCAGATGCAGCAGCGACACTTTTAACATCCACTACTTGCCCTGATTCTGGGGCAAAAACTCCAGGAGCGACTTCTGTACCTTCTACTAGCAAGTCACCCACTTTTACCTTTGGCTGAGTACTAGTATTAATGGGAAGCCTGTCAGCGTCGCGCAACACTAAACAGCGACGCACGTTTTCTGTTCCTTTTTGAACACCTCGTACTTCCCCGCCTTCTTTACACAAGATTTGGGTACGTGCGACTACAGATCCTGGGGCGATGGTTAGCCCATCGTGTACCTCAAGTGTTGTCTGGGTGCTACCTTGGGTGGCATCGGCGGTAATATCTCTACGAATTACCAAGGATTCCAAAATCACTAGTTGTAAACGTTGAACTTCTGGGTCTTCAGTATCCTCTACTAATTCAATATCTGCTGCCAGGGGTGAAGCATTATGGTCTTGTTCCCCTTCTTGCTCAATTTCCAGCACTAGCTGGGTTCGCAGCAGTTCTACACCTTCAACAGATTTGACGCGTTCTGAATCTTTGTAAGGTAGTCGCTGCACCGCTCTTAATTGAATCGATCGCCCGGTTTGTTGACTTACCGATGTCGTTGATGGCACATCTGGATTATCAGGGACGGCAAACTCAACTACTGGACGGCTCAACAGGGCGGGTCCTTCTGGTGTCTCTACATACTGGATATAACGCAATTCCGTAGCGACATTACCTTGGAATTCCTCACCTGGTTGGATGAAAGTGTTATCTCGCCCGATAACAGATTCGGGATCGTCCACCATCAGTAGTTCCCCTGGCTTCACCACCACTTCCCGCAGGATGTCGTTTTTCTGGGTCACTTCTACCACACCACTGTTTTGGCAGAAGATATCTTTTACCACTTCAGTGCCAGCTTCGACAAACTGACCGTCTTCCACCAACAGCAAGGAGATATCTTTATTAACTTCGTGGCTTTCTTCGGGAATCCACAACAGTGTACCGCCCTGGACGACTTCATAACCCAGCTTGGCTTTGCCTTTTTTCTGGACTTCGACACCTGCAAATTTCAGGAATCCACCAGTGGTTGTGCGATAGCGGTCATCAATTAACTCAGCTACCACTTGACCATTCTGCACTTTTGTGCCTGGTGTAGCTCGGAGGTTAAATACTTGGTTGTTGCCAGTAGAAACTAAGTAGTTATTGCGACCTTGGGAACTTTGGACTGTCACCGTTGCTTGGTCTAAGACCACAGAAGCGGTGATAATCTCAATTTCCCTGGTACTCTTACCTGGGGTAGCTTCTGGCAAGCGCACCACACCGCCATGCAAACTGGTTAACTTGGTTTCTGCTAAAACTCCATTAGAAGCGATCGCATCACCATTTTTCACCACCAATTCTGCACCAGGTGGCAAGTTGTAAACTTCCCCAGACAAAATCCAAATCAAACCACCACGCGCGGCTGTGGTTGTAGTATTGCCTTGACGGTCAGTTTTTTGTTCTGGAACAACTTCGGCAAATTGCACTTCCCCTGCTAAGTCAGAGGCGACATCTTTAACTGCTTTTTCTGTATTAGTCCGAGTTGTGCGTCCACCAAGGGCAACCTCTGCCAACAACTGACCTTGTTTTACCTTATTTCCATCAAATACATATAGTGTTGAACCTTGGGTAAGATGAACCTCTTGGTTTTCTGGGGTAACATCACCTACTTTTGTTGGCTCCAAAAGCATGATGCCATTAGCCTCAACATAGAGGGCATCTTCCCCGTGGCGGGTACGATATGTTCTAGTTTTCAGTTTGCGGGGAAGTTTGACAGTCCCATCAATTTTAGAACGAACTTGTTGTGCTACTTCTCCAGTAAACACCCCACCAGTGTGGAATGTCCGCATGGTTAACTGAGTACCAGGTTCGCCGATACTTTGGGCAGCAATAATCCCTACAGCTTCGCCCAAGTCCACCATCTTGGCGTGTGCCAAACTCCAACCGTAGCAGTGTTGACAGACAGAACGGGCAGCTTCACAAGTTAGTGGCGATCGCACCACAACTTCTCCCACCCCAGACTTTTCAA
This portion of the Nostoc sp. GT001 genome encodes:
- a CDS encoding tetratricopeptide repeat protein, encoding MKRNTITHEFDSGSQAEIIPLQESNDHLSEASKLLRQGIQQQQGGELITAMKSLQQSLGLFQAVGDLEKQAQVLSFLGLVTYSAGDYKGAISYSQQCLSLLNNTSDLALQMQALSHLGNAYRHLNDHNKAIEFLEKCLKITQQLQDKRSQVAALNNLGLVYKALGNFTQAIEYQQQSLEIVRELKDNWGEEQVLKNLGNAWYALNNYPKAIAYYEQCVVLSRSLKNVRSASQVLKNLGNACYALSDYTKAIKYYEDRLQLARQIPDKRIEEQSLGNLVVACEALGDYKKAITYHEERLLLARSMKDRRTEEEVLTSLEKAYKALGDYAKAMQYQQRTSSNS
- a CDS encoding phosphoribosyltransferase family protein; protein product: MSYTPLFADRTHAGEVLARVIHDVLTQQTIDSGVKPVPIVYALPRGGIPVAAPIARLLDCPLTIVVAKKISHPENPELAIGAVTTSGNVLWTDQKLFRSKYDARWREIALNKAINLAKSLEAQLIPACPQVNAENATLILVDDGIATGMTIAVAANAMRALSPAAVWLCTPVAPQKLLPWLEQWGDRTIVLETPEPFWSVSNFYAEFPQVDTLEVLVYLQQQKTIGGIDLC
- a CDS encoding ComEC/Rec2 family competence protein, whose amino-acid sequence is MIQTSGVIICLGYIFGLLLTAVPWGGVGILVVGIVGAILFRKRTTLQQFAQKPENAGSKNKAVPNIWQSTPHPRIWLAAGLVGLLATLYFQWRMPQPGAKDISQFVPPGNSSNQEQLVIVRGEVASNPRLTRSQRGQFWLETTQLDEVKNDKGSAGVPQGVTGKLYVTVPILQATGLYPSQQIAVTGILYKPKAASNPGGFDFQKFLKQEGTFAGLIGRQINVLDQERKWGWWQIRERIVRSQVRWLGIPEGPLVSAMVLGSKAVDLPYDIRDLFVQAGLAHALAASGFQTSLILSLILQLTRRARKGTQFTLGFLGLIIFLSLTGFQPAILRAVIMGFAALVGLLLKRKVKQFGSLLLAATLLLVFNPLWIWDLGFQLSFLATLGLVVTVPALVNRLAWLPPAIAALIAVPLAATIWTLPVQLFVFGVVPSYSLLLNVVSTPLISIISIGGIISALVGLVWTEAGSLLAGVLHYPTDWLIKLVEFFSKLPGNSVAVGSISTWQLLAIYILIVLVWLVRWWQRRWWFANVIAIGLVFIPLWHSKNTLFRITVLESGTEPIVVVQDRGTVTVINSGDEGTGRFTILPFLQQQGVNQINWAIATDFQGNESNAWFELMQRLPINNFYEYSNQTDNSITNQAIQQELQKHQGIYQTLAVGQAVKTGSIVAQLINDQLPILQLQILDQNWLLIGNVKSKEVQQLVKNGSLPSPQVLWCAPESLKDLVIALQPQVAIASSANFDPKTLSELNQNQTKLFFTGRDGAIQWTPNGQFEAFIESTENKSSVL
- a CDS encoding uracil-DNA glycosylase, translated to MSSETQLSLFDDSTFNQRELIPTDAKIPIAPGTYSDITELTQHCDRCHRCPLGDTRIHAVVGRGNPKAPIMVIGEAPGQNEDETGLPFVGRSGQLLEKILASVNLTTEHDVYIANINKCRPPDNRVPTPVEVAACLPYLLEQIRLVDPKIILLTGATAVKGITGDKRGITKIRGQWLEWEGRLCMPIFHPSYLLRNPSKERGAPKWLMWQDIQVVRAKLDEIQNNS
- the glyQ gene encoding glycine--tRNA ligase subunit alpha translates to MNFQSIISLLNHFWGDRGCLIAQSYDIEKGAGTKNPQTFLRALGPEPWAVAYVEPCRRPTDGRYGENPNRFQHYYQYQVLIKPSPDNIQEIYLDSLRALGIRPEDHDIRFVEDNWEDATVGAWGTGWEVWLDGMEVTQFTYFQQCGGIDCRPVSIEITYGLERLTMYLQQVEAFTKIQWTDNITYGDVFLQSEIEQCTYNFEASNPELLLTLFNLYEQEATQLTERGLVVPSLDYVMKCSHTFNLLDARGVISVTERTRYIGRIRYLARKVAHLYVEQREKLGFPLLKDTVSSTGNPIS